The genomic DNA CACCTTCACCGAATCGCAACAGCGCCCCCATTGGAGCGCGTGGGGCCTGTGAGCACCGCCTTCGCCGGACAGGGCCGACCAGCCCAGCGTCACCTCCGCCCATCACCCCACCTGGAGAACCCTATGCATGGACGCCACACCCAGGGCTTCACCCTGATCGAACTGCTGGTGGTCATCGCCATTATTGGCGTGCTGGCTGCGCTCCTGCTCCCGACCTTCAGCCAGTCGCAGCGCCGACCCCACGACGTCGCGGCCCTGCAATGTGGCCGGGCCATCATCACCGCACAGACCGCCTACAAGATTGCCAACCAGACCTACGCCACCTCGCCGGGCGCGCTGGGCGCCGATGTCACTGAAGCCTGCCAGGGCATCGAGGTCCAGCCCTACACGGCCGGCTTCGTGGCGGGCCCTGCGGTGGCCGGTGCCGGCACCATCGGCGCCAATGCCAGCCAGTACAACTTCTGGGTGTACAGCCGGCAGGGCACCCAGTCCTACTACACCAGCACCGGCGACAACCTGAAACTGTCGGTGTCGCACCGGTTCTAGCGCGGCGCGGACAGGGCACCAGCCGTCGGCTGGTGCCCTGTCCCTGTGGTTACCGCTGAGGTGCGCGGGTTCGCTCCGGGCCCAGCAGGGCATTGAGCTCCTCAAGAAGCTGCTGGGCCCGGAGGGCGTCGTCGCCCTTCAACCGCGTCACCCGCCCCAGCTGCTTGCGGAGCGTGGCGGCCTGCAGGTCCAGAGGGCGGCGTGCCGGCGCCGCCGAGGCGCGCACCAGCTCCTGCACCTGCCGGGCACTGAGGCCTTCAGCGACGGCGCGCGCCAGCAGCGCCGCGCGCGCGGGCCCTTCCGGCAGCCGGACCAGTTCCCCCACCGCCTTGGCGTCCAGCTGCTTGCGCTGCACCGCCTGACGCTCGGCGGCCGTCATCTTCAGGATGCGGGCCCGCTGAAGGCTCCAGACGCTCACGCCGGTGCCGTACAGGCGGCGCAGCAGCGTCTCGGCCCCCAGGTCATCGGCCCGGCGCCCTTTGCGCACATCCTGCAGGTAGGCCACCACACCGTCCTCATCCCGCTGCAGGTGCCGGGCGAGCAACTTGAAGCCGACCAGGGTTTCGGTGACGAGGTCAAGATCCTCACGCTGGGCGTTCTCCAGCACCGCAATCTCTTCGGCCCGCTGAGCGTCAACGTCCAGGTAGATGACCGGAATGGTCTTGAGGCCCGCCAGGCCCGCAGCGGTCAGGCGGCGTTCCCCAGCCACCAGCAGAATCCGGGCCCTGTCACGCCGCACCAGGACCGGCTGCAGGACCCCAAACTCGCGGATGTTGTCGGCCAGCGCCTGCAGGGCCTGGGGCGTAAACGCCTCGTCGCCCAGCAGGCGCCGGGGGTTAAAGCCCGGCACCACTTCAATGGCGCTCAGGGCCAGCTCCGCGTCGG from Deinococcus multiflagellatus includes the following:
- a CDS encoding type IV pilin protein, with the protein product MHGRHTQGFTLIELLVVIAIIGVLAALLLPTFSQSQRRPHDVAALQCGRAIITAQTAYKIANQTYATSPGALGADVTEACQGIEVQPYTAGFVAGPAVAGAGTIGANASQYNFWVYSRQGTQSYYTSTGDNLKLSVSHRF
- a CDS encoding ParB/RepB/Spo0J family partition protein; protein product: MKGGVSRAAVGAQALLAGLKDAPADAELALSAIEVVPGFNPRRLLGDEAFTPQALQALADNIREFGVLQPVLVRRDRARILLVAGERRLTAAGLAGLKTIPVIYLDVDAQRAEEIAVLENAQREDLDLVTETLVGFKLLARHLQRDEDGVVAYLQDVRKGRRADDLGAETLLRRLYGTGVSVWSLQRARILKMTAAERQAVQRKQLDAKAVGELVRLPEGPARAALLARAVAEGLSARQVQELVRASAAPARRPLDLQAATLRKQLGRVTRLKGDDALRAQQLLEELNALLGPERTRAPQR